CCATAATATTCATCCGTAACAAATCCCGGGGAAAAGAGGAAGGATGATACTGGAAAATTCCGCTTGAATTCCTCCGAAGGAGGACTAACAGTTTAGGCCTATGCTTAAAATCGGTGATAAACTTCCCACATTTTCGGGTCAGGCCTATATGCCTGACGGTAACTTCAAAGAAATCCACAGTTCGGACTTCCACGGTCGTTGGCTCGTGGTTTTCTTTTGGCCTCTCGACTTCACTTTCGTGTGTCCTACAGAGATTAAAGGGTTTAATAACCTTTTCGAGGATTTCAAGAAGGCGGGTGTCGATATTCTCGGTGTCTCCACGGACAGTGAATACTCCCACAAAGCCTGGGTCGAAGCTGATGCTAAAAACGGTGGACTCGGAGCCGTTAAATTCCCGCTTTATGCCGACACCACTCGCCACGTGACTGAATCTTTCGGTTGCCTCTTTGCTGAGAAAGGAATCGCTTACCGCGGCACCTTTATTTTTGACCAGGATAGTATCCTCCAGAGCTACACGGTAAATACCCTCCATGCAGGACGCAGTGTCAAAGAAACCCTTCGCACACTCCAAGCCCTCCAAGCCGGTGGTTTAGCGCCCTGTGAATGGGAGCCCGGTAAAGACCTGATCAAGGTGTGATCGAGATATTTACGTGAATTAAAAAAAAAATCACTTTCAAAAAGCCTTTGTCCTCCGGGACGAGGGCTTTTTGCTTTTTAATGGCGGTGGTGTGATGGGAGAGGACTCCAGCACAGGCCGTGAAGGAAAGAATTAAACTCTTCTGAGCGGATTTTTCTCTAAGAAAACCTTTGCCATCAGGGCGGGTGGGGTTTTGAGTGATAGTTTCATGGCGAAAAATGAAAATGCAGCGGTTTATCTGGTGACAGGTTCTGATGAACTCAAGGTTCGGGAGGAATCGAAGGCATTAGCTGACCAACTCGCCAAAGGGGCGGGGGAATTTGGCCTTGAGGTCGTCGATGCCCAGGCGGAAAATGCCGAGCATGTGGGGAGAATCTGCGCAAATTGTTATGAGGCCCTCCAAACGATGCCATTCCTCGGCGGGGACAAGGTCGTCTGGTTCAAGAATGCGAATTTCCTGGATGACTCGATGCTGGCGAAAACTAATGCTGCTACAGAGGGACTGGCGCAAATTGTCGATCTCCTGAAGGCGGGATTACCCGCGGGGGTGAAGCTCGTAGTGAGCGCCGCAAATTGTGATAAACGTAAGGGTTTTTACAAGACGGTCGAAAAGTCCGGGGAGGTCAGGCTTTTTGAAGCGGTGGACACCAGCAAACGCGATTGGGAAGGGCAGGTCGAGGACGATATCCGCGGGCGTTTGGCTAAGGAAGGTATCCGGATCGAGCCGGAGGCCGCTTATCTACTGGCGGAGTGTGTGGGTGGAGATTCTCTCGTGCTCGGAAAAGAAATCGAGAAACTCTGCCTCTATGCTGGCGAAGAAAAAATAATCCGCGAAGAGGATATCCGCCTGATCGTGAGCCCCAGCCGCGAGCAAATCGCGTGGGAGCTCGGCGACTCCCTGATCGAACGTGAGGCCGGCAAGTGTATCAGTATCTTGGAACGGCTTCTTTTCCAGGGTAATGAACCGATTGCCCTGCTCGCGACATTGATTAATAAAGTCAGACAGACACTTTTAGCCAAAGAACTCCTCGAGGTGGCCGGGATCCGGATCAGCGGGAACTTCGCCGATTTCAAGACGCGACTTGCGCGGGCCGCCCAACAACTGGCCGATCAAATGCCCGGGGACGCGAAATATAACCCTCTGTCGATGAATCCCTTTGTCCTCTTCAAAGTAGCGCAAGCCTCAT
This window of the Verrucomicrobiota bacterium genome carries:
- a CDS encoding peroxiredoxin — translated: MLKIGDKLPTFSGQAYMPDGNFKEIHSSDFHGRWLVVFFWPLDFTFVCPTEIKGFNNLFEDFKKAGVDILGVSTDSEYSHKAWVEADAKNGGLGAVKFPLYADTTRHVTESFGCLFAEKGIAYRGTFIFDQDSILQSYTVNTLHAGRSVKETLRTLQALQAGGLAPCEWEPGKDLIKV
- the holA gene encoding DNA polymerase III subunit delta, with the translated sequence MAKNENAAVYLVTGSDELKVREESKALADQLAKGAGEFGLEVVDAQAENAEHVGRICANCYEALQTMPFLGGDKVVWFKNANFLDDSMLAKTNAATEGLAQIVDLLKAGLPAGVKLVVSAANCDKRKGFYKTVEKSGEVRLFEAVDTSKRDWEGQVEDDIRGRLAKEGIRIEPEAAYLLAECVGGDSLVLGKEIEKLCLYAGEEKIIREEDIRLIVSPSREQIAWELGDSLIEREAGKCISILERLLFQGNEPIALLATLINKVRQTLLAKELLEVAGIRISGNFADFKTRLARAAQQLADQMPGDAKYNPLSMNPFVLFKVAQASSRFTKNELIRAMDTLAKTYLALIYSSADAQIALESAIIRIAGQKKAAAPTSRR